In a genomic window of Spirosoma agri:
- the ispG gene encoding (E)-4-hydroxy-3-methylbut-2-enyl-diphosphate synthase, producing the protein MLDSLLTPSISTATDTPEQLTSSTLYTPSLIRYIRRKTSTVTIGDVPMGSDFPIRVQSMTTIDTMDTKGSVEQSIRMIEAGCEYIRITAPSVKEAQNLENIRKELRARGYTTPLVADIHFTPNAAELAARIVEKVRINPGNYADRKRFEFIDYTDAAYAAELERIRAKFLPLIRICKEYGTAMRIGTNHGSLSDRILSRYGDTPVGMVESALEFLRICEEEQYYNIVLSMKSSNPQVMVQAYRLLVQRLDEEGLKPYPLHLGVTEAGEAEDGRIKSALGIGTLLEDGIGDTVRVSLTEEPEREAPVAQALIDRYTNRAASSTPIPAITTYPINPFQYSRRATHEVGNFGGQNVPRVIADFSQTPVTDHEVLHPVGHFYLPVPDKWRMNDLGADYIYTGSHPAQFMLPNGLKEIQDFAVWQTSSDQINAFPLLTAPDYVSAQSTGEKRHSRLNFIRATLADLSSELLTMLRSDKTVVLVISTENAHAMPELRRLVVELMNQQLTTPVVIQRGYPTVPDDDVPLYAATDVGGLLIDGLGDGIMLATSRHGSNDELKRLNSLAFGILQAARTRITKTEYISCPSCGRTLFDLQETTAHIRQRTDHLKGVKIGIMGCIVNGPGEMADADYGYVGIGRDKIALYRGQQVIKKSVPADRAVDELIELIREDSRWIEPEKIETF; encoded by the coding sequence ATGCTCGATTCGCTGCTTACCCCCTCTATTTCGACGGCTACCGATACGCCGGAGCAACTTACTTCATCAACGCTGTACACCCCTTCGCTAATCCGCTACATCCGACGGAAAACCAGTACGGTTACCATTGGTGATGTGCCAATGGGATCAGACTTTCCGATTCGGGTTCAGTCGATGACCACCATTGATACAATGGATACCAAAGGCTCCGTGGAGCAGAGTATCCGAATGATCGAAGCGGGTTGTGAATACATCCGTATTACGGCTCCGAGTGTGAAGGAAGCGCAGAATCTGGAAAATATTCGCAAGGAACTTCGGGCGCGTGGCTATACAACACCATTGGTAGCCGATATTCACTTCACGCCCAATGCCGCTGAACTGGCAGCCCGTATTGTGGAGAAAGTCAGGATCAACCCCGGCAATTACGCCGATCGCAAGCGATTCGAATTTATTGACTATACCGACGCAGCCTATGCCGCCGAACTGGAGCGAATCCGGGCTAAATTTTTGCCGCTGATTCGTATTTGTAAAGAATACGGAACGGCCATGCGAATTGGCACTAATCACGGTTCGTTGTCTGACCGCATTCTGAGTCGTTACGGTGACACACCCGTCGGCATGGTGGAATCAGCGCTGGAATTCCTCCGGATTTGCGAAGAAGAACAGTATTATAACATCGTTCTGTCGATGAAGTCGAGCAACCCGCAGGTGATGGTGCAAGCCTACCGCCTGCTGGTGCAGCGCCTGGACGAAGAAGGCCTGAAACCGTACCCGTTGCACCTCGGCGTGACGGAAGCGGGTGAAGCCGAAGACGGTCGGATCAAATCGGCGCTGGGTATCGGCACGTTGCTCGAAGATGGTATCGGCGACACGGTTCGTGTATCACTGACCGAAGAACCAGAGCGTGAAGCTCCCGTTGCCCAGGCGTTGATCGACCGCTATACGAATCGGGCTGCCAGTAGCACGCCAATTCCAGCCATCACCACTTATCCGATCAATCCCTTTCAATACAGTCGTCGGGCAACGCATGAGGTCGGAAATTTTGGGGGCCAGAACGTGCCGCGCGTCATTGCCGACTTTAGCCAGACGCCCGTAACGGACCACGAGGTGCTGCATCCGGTTGGTCATTTTTACCTGCCCGTGCCAGACAAATGGCGTATGAATGACCTCGGTGCTGATTATATCTACACGGGTTCGCATCCGGCGCAGTTCATGTTACCCAACGGTCTGAAGGAAATTCAGGATTTCGCCGTTTGGCAAACCAGTTCCGATCAGATCAACGCGTTCCCGCTGCTGACAGCGCCCGATTATGTATCGGCGCAATCGACGGGTGAAAAACGGCACAGTCGCCTGAATTTCATACGCGCAACGCTGGCCGATCTGTCCAGTGAGCTACTGACTATGCTGCGGTCGGACAAGACCGTTGTGCTGGTCATTTCGACCGAGAATGCCCATGCCATGCCTGAGCTGCGTCGGTTGGTTGTCGAGCTTATGAACCAACAGCTGACTACGCCTGTAGTCATCCAGCGTGGCTACCCAACGGTGCCGGACGACGATGTACCGTTGTATGCGGCAACTGACGTGGGTGGCTTACTGATCGACGGACTTGGCGATGGCATTATGCTTGCCACATCAAGACACGGCTCGAACGATGAGTTGAAACGGCTGAACAGCCTGGCCTTCGGCATTTTACAGGCCGCCCGAACCCGCATCACAAAAACCGAATACATCTCCTGCCCTTCCTGCGGACGTACGCTGTTCGATCTACAGGAAACGACGGCCCACATTCGTCAGCGTACCGATCACCTAAAAGGCGTAAAAATTGGCATCATGGGCTGTATCGTTAACGGTCCCGGCGAAATGGCCGACGCCGACTATGGGTATGTGGGCATTGGCCGCGATAAAATTGCGCTTTACCGGGGTCAGCAGGTAATCAAGAAATCGGTGCCCGCCGACCGGGCTGTCGATGAACTGATCGAGTTGATCCGGGAAGATAGTCGGTGGATCGAGCCAGAAAAAATCGAAACATTTTGA